The Brachionichthys hirsutus isolate HB-005 chromosome 11, CSIRO-AGI_Bhir_v1, whole genome shotgun sequence genome includes a window with the following:
- the zc3h4 gene encoding zinc finger CCCH domain-containing protein 4 — protein MAVESMTVHPNSPTTNHEHNSLLTDERIKLAYSGKRVQRPEDGELEEGELEDDGGDVEEKEKVGGAPAAMAGADGGDEQGGGGEGPGEGSGERPRRSKERHASSNSEDERSHRRKRKRKKEKEREREKRRSKKKRKSKHKRHASSDEDHSDYSDDSDYSPSEKRKYRGYSPQYPPPSHGGYSGSKKGGYMKMDKPSYGGYDEYDEDNYEGEEDDDMGEEDYDDFAKELNQYRKAKEGGASRGGRGGKGRMRGLRGRGGMRGGRRGRGGSRGRGGRGGKMGDEDGDGYRDEMEYGGDDYDNMGGDDYEDYSKDFNHYKKSKDRGRGGRGGRGRGRGKGGRGLLRGGRGRNRGRGRGDMGTEDDNNGDMDNGDGGGGCDGVGLGRRNHNDKHQDKKGKAICKYYIEGRCTWGDHCNFSHDIELPKKKELCKFYITGFCARADHCPYMHGEFPCKLFHTTGNCVNSDECMFSHEALSDDTQELLNKMLAEDAEAGAEDEKEVEELKKQGINPLPKPPPGVGLLPTPPRPVPVDTNTGAVDFSGPASGEFGGPPGPNQGPGPSKGPPGPVPGPVPNPFSAPPVHGSEESPFPGVPPNPNGPPPHMGPPPPFGAGKKIPSLFEIKVQPTGQLAHKLAVRSQTPSAAPGAPPDGMPPEMQSQGPSNMGPGGPPMMAGFPPGDDAVPPAPPQAGGSFFDDFFNQQDGMKMEGVVEEGDDYERGAAGGAEASANGAPANQGGISVPDFLPPAQRVLFMRIQQKQQEEEERARRMAEGGAERSRETEGDSGNWYSSEDEDGGGSVTSILKTLRQQTQPAQKPEPPPSDPRLQKASPAGVPARPADPRLARDPRLARAAESGQTLDSAHSSSSGPPADPRLARLTAAASSGSTSLSPPAPKPEPPLIYKPPPLTVPAAEEEETERVLRDKPVPIPLDPLMGMALRDPRSQLQQFSHIKKDIVLHIPAFSKTVTWSPEDLLPLPVPKQDLLPLPPGIPPVSSVDLRQSRAQQSQPQSPPAQPPPAQPLPAQPPPSLEPSAPPPSTSSLPDFELLSRILKTVNSSPSQSPSPPLLSAPGPVLGPPPPHPPTLVEKPLDPRVARKGPTDPRLQPQKSSLKQPSDPTPPPASSTPPPASSSSPPPVAPYDPRLLSTGGVGRSVVTGAPGGASVLSSISLYDPRSNKPGSPGTSNSSNNSPNSAGVESKPGDAAAAKPKSKEPLFVRKSALDQPEPEKSGEQGTDRYNSYNRPRPKPAPSPNPTAQGGGAEGQGLPGAAGDQGAAGVHNLPVSSLFGVGKQATKPGGTASSPVQSEQATTEQDNASLKEVFKGFDPTASPFCQ, from the exons ATGGCTGTGGAAAGCATGACTGTCCATCCAAACTCCCCAACTACCAACCACGAACACAACAGTCTCCTGACTGACGAAAG GATTAAACTCGCCTATTCTGGGAAACGAGTGCAGAG GCCAGAGGATGGAGAGTTGGAAGAAGGCGAGCTGGAGGATGATGGGGGTGATGtggaggaaaaggagaaggTTGGGGGAGCGCCGGCCGCGATGGCTGGCGCAGATGGTGGCGAtgagcagggtggggggggtgaaggacCTGGAGAAGGTTCTGGGGAGAGGCCTCGGCGGAGTAAGGAGCGTCACGCCAGCAGCAATTCAGAGGACGAGCGATCCCACCGTcgcaagaggaagaggaagaaagagaaggagcgagaaagggagaagaggaggtccAAGAAGAAACGAAAATCCAAACACAAA CGTCACGCGTCCTCTGATGAAGATCACTCCGACTACAGCGACGACTCGGACTACAGTCCCAGCGAGAAGAGGAAGTACAGAGGCTACAGCCCACAGTACCCCCCACCT TCTCATGGTGGCTACAGCGGCTCAAAGAAAGGCGGCTACATGAAGATGGACAAGCCGAGTTACGGAGGCTACGACGAGTACGATGAGGACAACTacgagggagaggaggacgaTGACATGGGAGAAGAAGATTATGACGACTTCGCCAAGGAGCTGAACCAGTACCGCAAGGCCAAGGAGGGAGGAGCTAGCCGAGGCGGACGAG GTGGAAAAGGTCGCATGAGGGGCCTGAGAGGCCGTGGAGGAatgaggggagggaggaggggaagaggaggcagcagaggaagaggaggccgaggaggaaAGATGGGAGATGAAGATGGCGACGGCTACAGAGATGAGATGGAG TATGGAGGGGACGACTATGACAACATGGGGGGTGATGACTATGAGGACTACTCGAAGGACTTCAATCACTATAAGAAGTCCAAAGACCGAGGCAGAG GGGGTAGAGGTGGGCGCGGGCGAGGGAGGGGGAAAGGAGGGCGCGGTCTCCTCCGAGGTGGAAGGGGTCGAAACCGCGGCAGAGGACGAGGTGACATGGGAACGGAGGATGACAACAACGGAGACATGGACAATGGG gatggaggaggggggtgtGATGGGGTCGGCCTCGGTCGGAGGAATCACAACGACAAACACCAGGACAAGAAAGGAAAAGCCATTTGCAAGTACTACATCGAGGGGCGATGCACCTGg GGCGACCACTGTAACTTCAGCCATGACATCGAGCTGcccaaaaaaaaggagctgtGCAAGTTCTACATCACCGGCTTCTGTGCCCGGGCTGACCACTGCCCTTACATGCACG GTGAGTTCCCCTGTAAGCTGTTCCACACCACGGGGAACTGTGTCAACAGCGACGAATGCATGTTCTCCCACGAAGCGCTCAGCGACGACACCCAGGAGCTGCTCAACAAG ATGCTGGCTGAAGATGCAGAGGCGGGAGCTGAGGATGAGAAGGAGGTCGAGGAACTGAAGAAGCAGGGGATAAACCCTCTCCCCAAACCCCCACCTGGTGTTGGCCTCCTCCCCACCCCTCCTCGACCTGTTCCTGTCGACACCAACACGGGGGCTGTGGATTTCAGTGGTCCTGCATCAGGTGAATTCGGAGGCCCTCCTGGACCCAACCAGGGGCCCGGTCCCAGCAAAGGTCCACCAGGACCAGTGCCAGGTCCCGTGCCGAACCCCTTTTCTGCCCCTCCTGTCCATGGCTCTGAAGAAAGTCCTTTCCCGGGTGTTCCACCAAATCCCAATGGCCCCCCTCCCCACATGGGCCCCCCACCTCCTTTTGGCGCAGGGAAGAAGATCCCGTCGCTGTTTGAGATCAAAGTTCAGCCCACAGGACAATTGGCTCACAAACTGGCCGTCAG GAGCCAGACTCCCAGTGCAGCACCCGGTGCCCCCCCCGATGGAATGCCTCCGGAAATGCAGAGTCAGGGGCCCTCCAACATGGGTCCAGGAGGCCCCCCCATGATGGCAGGGTTCCCACCGGGAGACGACGCCGTGCCTCCAGCGCCCCCTCAGGCTGGAGGGAGCTTCTTTGATGACTTCTTCAATCAGCAGGATGGAATGAAGATGGAGGGAGTCGTGGAAGAAG GAGACGACTatgaaagaggagcagcaggaggcgccgAGGCCTCGGCCAACGGGGCGCCGGCCAATCAGGGAGGGATTTCTGTGCCTGACTTCCTGCCACCGGCACAGCGGGTTCTGTTCATGAGGATccaacagaagcagcaggaagaagaggaaagagctCGCAGGATGGCTGAGGGAGGAGCCGAGAGGAGCCGAGAAACGGAAG GTGACTCGGGGAACTGGTACTCgagcgaggacgaggacggcgGTGGCAGTGTGACCTCCATCTTGAAGACGCTCCGTCAACAGACGCAGCCTGCTCAGAAACCGGAGCCGCCCCCGAGTGACCCTCGCCTCCAGAAGGCCTCTCCGGCTGGGGTTCCGGCTCGGCCGGCGGACCCTCGCTTGGCCCGGGACCCACGCCTGGCCCGTGCTGCAGAGTCGGGCCAAACGTTGGACTCCgcccactcctcttcctctggaccCCCCGCAGACCCCAGGCTAGCTCGGCTAACTGCTGCAGCCTCGTCGGGCTCCACCTCCCTCTCGCCTCCTGCTCCTAAACCAGAGCCTCCTCTGATTTACAAGCCCCCGCCGCTTACCGTCCcagcggcggaggaggaggagacggagcgtGTCCTACGGGACAAACCGGTGCCCATTCCTCTGGACCCCCTGATGGGCATGGCCCTCCGAGATCCACGCtcacagctgcagcagttcAGCCACATCAAGAAGGACATCGTCCTCCACATCCCTGCCTTCTCCAAGACGGTCACCTGGTCCCCCGAAGACCTCCTCCCGCTCCCTGTCCCCAAGCAggacctcctccctctcccgcCAGGCATCCCTCCTGTTTCCTCCGTAGACCTACGTCAGTCCCGTGCTCAGCAGTCTCAGCCACAGTCCCCcccagcacagccccccccagcacagCCCCTcccagcacagccccccccatccctcgagccctctgctcctcctccttccacatCCTCCCTCCCAGACTTTGAGCTTTTGTCTCGCATCCTGAAGACTGTTAACTCCAGTCCGTCACAGagtccctcccctcctctcttatCCGCCCCTGGGCCGGTTCTcggcccgccccccccccatcctcctacCCTGGTAGAGAAGCCTCTTGACCCCCGCGTGGCCCGTAAAGGTCCAACAGATCCTCGTCTCCAGCCTCAGAAATCATCACTGAAGCAGCCATCGGATCCGACACCACCCCCTGCCTCTTCTACCCCCCCACCAGCATcgagctcctctcctcctcctgttgccCCGTATGACCCAAGGCTGCTCTCTACGGGTGGGGTGGGGCGCAGTGTGGTAACAGGAGCACCAGGGGGCGCCAGCGTGCTGAGCAGCATCAGTCTCTATGACCCTCGGTCTAACAAACCAGGCAGCCCTGGAACGAGCAACAGCTCCAACAACTCGCCCAACTCAGCCGGCGTGGAGTCCAAACCCGGCGACGCCGCGGCGGCTAAACCCAAGTCCAAGGAGCCGCTGTTCGTCCGGAAGTCTGCGTTGGACCAGCCGGAACCGGAGAAGAGTGGGGAGCAAGGGACCGATCGCTACAACAGCTACAACAGGCCGCGGCCCAAGCCCGCACCCTCACCCAATCCCACGGCgcagggggggggcgctgaggGGCAGGGCCTTCCTGGAGCCGCCGGGGACCAGGGGGCCGCAGGGGTCCACAACCTGCCAGTGTCCTCTCTGTTCGGCGTGGGGAAGCAGGCTACCAAACCCGGTGGGACGGCTAGCAGCCCGGTCCAATCTGAGCAGGCGACCACAGAGCAAGACAATGCCTCGCTGAAGGAGGTGTTCAAAGGCTTCGACCCCACGGCCTCGCCCTTCTGCCAGTGA
- the sae1 gene encoding SUMO-activating enzyme subunit 1, producing the protein MVDMMEPGYPVITEEEAAQYDRQIRLWGLDAQKRLRGSRVLLAGLGGLGAEVAKNLVLAGVKGITLLDHEKVSEESCRAQFLAPVTAQGENRAKASLERAQNLNPMVEVHADADRIEDKPDDFFLQFDVVCLTGCSRDTMVRLDQLCSQHSIKVFCGDVYGYYGYMFCNLGEEHNYVEEKPKRVRVTGNSNEGPDSKKVKVDPNETTMVKKTAGFCALKEALEVDWRTEEAKAHLKRTPVGYFLLHVLLKFRTDKGRDPDPHNAAEDTELLRQIQGDVLEALGVSSDLLRDDVTSDCFSEMSPVCAVVGGVLGQEVVKALSQRDAPHRNFFFFDGRAGSGMVDYFGPK; encoded by the exons ATGGTTGATATGATGGAACCAGGATATCCGGTCATCACCGAGGAGGAAGCGGCACAGTACGACCGCCAGATCCGGCTGTGGGGGCTCGATGCTCAGAAGAG gCTGCGGGGGTCCCGGGTGCTCCTGGCGGGGTTAGGAGGTCTGGGGGCTGAAGTGGCCAAGAACTTAGTCCTGGCTGGGGTTAAAGGGATTACTTTACTGGATCATGAAAAG gtgtcgGAGGAGTCGTGTCGAGCTCAGTTCCTCGCTCCAGTGACGGCTCAGGGTGAGAACAGAGCCAAGGCCTCTTTGGAGCGAGCGCAGAACCTCAACCCTATGGTGGAGGTCCATGCTGACGCGGACAGAATCGAAGACAAACCAGACGACTTCTTTCTGCAATTTGATGTG gtgtgtctgacaGGCTGCTCTCGAGACACGATGGTCCGGCTCGACCAGCTCTGTTCGCAGCACAGCATCAAGGTCTTCTGCGGGGATGTCTACGGTTACTACGGTTACATGTTCTGCAACCTCGGAGAAGAGCACAACTACGTGGA GGAGAAACCTAAACGGGTCAGAGTGACTGGAAATTCAAACGAGGGTCCAGATTCAAAGAAAGTCAAAGTTGACCCCAACGAGACCACCATGGTGAAAAAG ACCGCCGGTTTCTGCGCTCTGAAGGAGGCTCTGGAAGTTGATTGGAGAACTGAGGAGGCCAAAGCCCATCTGAAGCGAACGCCGGTGGGCTACTTCCTGCTCCACG TTTTGTTGAAGTTTCGCACCGACAAAGGTCGTGACCCTGACCCCCACAACGCTGCTGAGGACACTGAGCTCCTGAGACAGATACAAGGTGATGTCCTCGAGGCCTTGGGAGTGAGCAGTGACCTCTTGAGGGATGACGTTACGAG CGACTGCTTCTCTGAAATGTCGCCGGTGTGTGCAGTCGTGGGCGGAGTTCTGGGACAGGAAGTTGTCAAG GCGCTCTCCCAAAGGGACGCTCCACATcggaacttcttcttctttgacggCCGTGCAGGCAGCGGCATGGTTGACTACTTTGGACCGAAGTAA